One genomic region from Aliarcobacter cryaerophilus ATCC 43158 encodes:
- the yaaA gene encoding peroxide stress protein YaaA, whose translation MIVDEIPDYKLKQGESFCDLKIEKFYNDNFSKELDKYLENDNILDLRAGFYEKFYTIKKPYKTLKFIKDGKVVSHFAKAYRGEILKIVAQNDIKTFDDFMNLELKDLKLEEIKEQKLKTEIVYSINKR comes from the coding sequence TTGATAGTTGACGAAATACCAGATTATAAACTAAAGCAAGGTGAAAGTTTTTGTGATTTAAAAATAGAGAAATTTTATAACGATAATTTTAGCAAAGAACTTGATAAATATTTAGAAAATGATAATATTTTAGATTTAAGAGCTGGATTTTATGAGAAGTTTTATACTATAAAAAAACCATATAAAACATTGAAGTTTATAAAAGATGGAAAGGTTGTAAGCCATTTTGCAAAGGCTTATAGGGGAGAGATTCTAAAAATTGTTGCACAAAATGATATAAAAACTTTTGATGATTTTATGAATTTAGAGTTAAAAGACCTAAAACTTGAAGAAATAAAAGAGCAAAAATTAAAAACAGAAATTGTTTATAGTATAAATAAAAGGTAA
- a CDS encoding zinc transporter ZntB: MKPFQGFLIEKDGTAQELKYNDMANVEKDNKILWLHFDYTSKEAKEWIRNSSNIDTVAVEALLTDETRPRTIVLNDALLIALRGVNLEPNSKPEKMISIRIFISSDVIISTSRKNILSVTEISENLKKGKGVKSSSEFLVELTYRMIDRMDNVIDKIEDRADFLEENIIESEHNTAFRTEILKIRRESIILKRYLTPQKEALVKLYNEKLSWIDDYQKIELRETTDQLIRHIEELDTIRDKVILFQEELVNSLTEQMNKKMYILSILSAIFLPLTFLTGLLGINVGGIPGANHENAFYIFIIILVCVVGFQFLIFKKNKWI; encoded by the coding sequence ATGAAACCATTTCAAGGTTTTTTAATAGAAAAAGATGGAACAGCTCAAGAGCTTAAATATAATGATATGGCTAATGTAGAAAAAGATAATAAGATTTTGTGGTTACATTTTGATTATACTAGTAAAGAAGCAAAAGAGTGGATTAGAAATAGTAGCAATATTGATACAGTTGCAGTTGAAGCACTTTTAACTGATGAAACAAGACCAAGAACTATTGTTTTAAATGATGCACTGCTTATTGCTTTAAGAGGTGTAAATTTAGAACCAAATTCAAAACCAGAAAAGATGATATCTATTCGTATTTTTATCTCTTCTGATGTAATTATTTCAACAAGTAGAAAAAATATTCTATCTGTAACAGAAATAAGTGAAAATTTAAAAAAAGGAAAAGGTGTAAAAAGCTCTTCTGAATTTTTGGTTGAACTAACTTATAGAATGATTGATAGAATGGATAATGTAATAGATAAAATAGAAGATAGGGCAGATTTTTTAGAAGAAAATATTATAGAATCTGAACATAATACAGCTTTTAGAACAGAAATATTAAAAATTAGAAGAGAGAGTATTATCTTAAAAAGATATTTAACTCCTCAAAAAGAGGCTTTGGTTAAACTTTATAATGAAAAATTATCATGGATAGATGATTATCAAAAAATTGAATTAAGAGAGACAACTGATCAGCTAATTCGTCATATTGAAGAGCTTGATACAATAAGAGATAAAGTTATACTTTTTCAAGAAGAGCTTGTAAATAGTTTAACAGAGCAGATGAATAAAAAAATGTATATTTTATCAATTTTATCTGCAATATTTTTGCCACTTACTTTTTTGACAGGACTCTTAGGAATAAATGTTGGAGGAATTCCTGGAGCAAATCATGAAAATGCTTTTTATATATTTATAATTATTTTGGTTTGTGTAGTAGGTTTTCAGTTTTTGATTTTTAAGAAGAATAAGTGGATTTGA
- a CDS encoding MFS transporter — protein sequence MLFFNISAFYFFYFAAVGVYVIFLPKVLNDIGYSAFDIGIILAVAPLMKFAMPFLFLKHINLNKSMFKKALFLTVLAVSLFYITIEHFYIFMINNAFLAACLSLILPYLEVTTVSVLGKERYGKARLFGSIGFMLIALVLAKFLTSPFVALHYYLAIVVLTVIFALLLLKNDLEAKINQTGDEVFSFLKHWAFWASIFFMQVSFGGFYNFFTIYELKYGLSLETISYLWAFGVICEILMLYFQAPILKNNLLTIIKFCVGVTIFRWLLLYLYPQSLEIVFFTQAIHAFSFALFHSAVVIYLYSLYDNKKLAQQFMFGVGYGLGGFAGAFLAGATYGEYLFLFSAIFALISFIFVWFLDKKDRVSSK from the coding sequence ATGCTATTTTTTAATATTTCAGCATTTTACTTTTTTTACTTTGCAGCTGTTGGTGTGTATGTAATATTTTTACCAAAAGTATTAAATGACATCGGATATAGTGCTTTTGATATTGGTATTATTTTAGCTGTTGCTCCTTTGATGAAGTTTGCTATGCCATTTTTATTTTTAAAACATATAAATTTAAACAAATCAATGTTTAAAAAAGCACTATTTTTAACAGTTCTAGCTGTTAGTCTGTTTTATATCACAATTGAACATTTTTATATTTTTATGATAAATAATGCTTTTTTAGCAGCTTGTTTATCTTTAATTTTGCCATATCTTGAAGTTACAACAGTAAGCGTTTTAGGAAAAGAGAGATATGGAAAAGCTAGACTATTTGGCTCTATTGGGTTTATGCTTATAGCCTTAGTTTTAGCAAAATTTTTGACATCTCCATTTGTAGCTCTTCATTATTATTTAGCAATTGTAGTATTAACTGTAATATTTGCTCTGCTTCTTTTGAAAAATGATTTAGAGGCTAAAATTAATCAAACAGGAGATGAAGTTTTTTCATTTTTGAAACATTGGGCATTTTGGGCTAGTATATTTTTTATGCAAGTGAGCTTTGGTGGATTTTACAATTTTTTCACCATCTACGAATTAAAATATGGTTTATCTTTAGAAACAATCTCTTATCTTTGGGCTTTTGGCGTAATATGTGAGATTTTGATGTTATATTTCCAAGCACCTATTTTAAAAAATAATCTTTTAACAATAATAAAATTTTGTGTAGGAGTAACAATATTTAGGTGGTTACTTTTATATTTATACCCACAATCACTTGAAATTGTATTTTTTACTCAAGCTATTCATGCCTTTTCATTTGCACTTTTTCATAGTGCTGTTGTAATTTATCTATACTCACTTTATGACAATAAAAAACTAGCTCAACAGTTTATGTTTGGTGTTGGATATGGTTTGGGTGGTTTTGCAGGAGCATTTCTTGCAGGTGCTACTTATGGAGAGTATCTATTTTTATTTAGTGCTATTTTTGCCTTAATCTCTTTTATCTTTGTTTGGTTTTTAGATAAAAAAGATAGAGTTTCTTCAAAATAA
- a CDS encoding RDD family protein produces the protein MSKWRDVKQNRAEKYVSKKVLHSPLNFVSIAKRFKAFLTDTFLITTPILYIVIYLVMGSGQEFSENRSLGWGIIFTIHFVIIAIFWLINGQTPGLKAYDLKLVDNKTDAKVSVLQTIIRYSATLFSIISIFFIFTPFVNKEKKTFQDIVSNTKIIEK, from the coding sequence ATGTCAAAATGGAGAGATGTAAAACAAAATAGAGCAGAAAAATATGTTTCAAAGAAAGTTTTACACTCACCTTTAAATTTTGTATCAATAGCAAAAAGATTTAAAGCTTTTTTAACTGATACCTTTTTAATCACTACTCCTATTTTATATATAGTTATCTATCTTGTTATGGGAAGTGGTCAGGAATTCTCAGAAAATAGAAGCTTAGGTTGGGGTATTATTTTTACCATTCACTTTGTTATTATTGCTATTTTTTGGCTAATAAATGGTCAAACTCCAGGATTAAAAGCTTACGATTTAAAACTTGTAGATAATAAAACAGATGCTAAAGTATCTGTTTTACAAACAATTATTAGATATTCAGCAACACTTTTTTCTATAATTTCAATATTTTTTATATTTACTCCATTTGTAAACAAAGAAAAAAAAACATTTCAAGACATAGTTTCAAATACAAAAATAATAGAAAAATAA
- the pyrE gene encoding orotate phosphoribosyltransferase, with translation MNIEQIYKDANALLEGHFKLSSGNHSQFYLQSAKVLEDPKTAKLLAEALALEIKKSGIKIDAVCAPALGGLIAGFALATALDVRFIFAERAVGEMTIRRGFEVKPGEKYLVCEDIITTGGSALEAAREIVKGGAEVVAYAALANRGFCQRIGSSIERKDNCKLPLDKPLFALADFAFEMYSPENCPLCKDGSIAIKPGSRGN, from the coding sequence ATGAATATAGAACAAATATATAAAGATGCTAATGCTCTATTAGAAGGGCACTTTAAATTAAGTAGCGGTAACCATTCACAATTTTATCTTCAAAGTGCAAAAGTTTTAGAAGATCCAAAAACTGCAAAACTTTTAGCAGAAGCTTTAGCTCTTGAGATTAAAAAATCTGGCATTAAAATTGATGCTGTTTGTGCTCCTGCGCTTGGTGGACTAATTGCTGGATTTGCACTTGCAACTGCTTTGGATGTAAGATTTATTTTTGCTGAACGTGCTGTTGGTGAGATGACTATTAGAAGAGGTTTTGAAGTAAAACCTGGTGAAAAATATCTTGTTTGTGAAGATATAATTACAACTGGTGGAAGTGCTTTAGAAGCAGCACGTGAGATTGTAAAAGGTGGAGCTGAAGTTGTGGCTTATGCAGCTTTAGCAAATAGAGGTTTTTGCCAAAGAATAGGAAGCAGTATTGAAAGAAAAGATAACTGTAAACTACCACTTGATAAACCACTTTTTGCATTAGCAGATTTTGCATTTGAGATGTACAGTCCAGAAAATTGTCCATTATGTAAAGATGGAAGCATTGCTATTAAACCAGGTAGTAGAGGAAATTGA
- the frr gene encoding ribosome recycling factor: protein MLEEVYSQTKEQMEKSIEALKRDYKTLRTGKVNVNILDNIKVDYYGTMTDLSQVGSVLATDATTITINPWEKNLLSIIEKAIQTANIGVNPNNNGEVIKLFFPPMTVDQRQETAKQAKIMTDNAKVAIRNIRQNSNTKIKNLLKDKLITEDDSKKAQDEVQKITDGFVAKADETLKTKEKEILTV, encoded by the coding sequence ATGTTAGAAGAAGTTTATTCACAAACAAAAGAGCAAATGGAGAAATCTATTGAGGCTCTAAAAAGAGATTACAAAACTCTTAGAACTGGTAAAGTAAATGTAAATATTTTAGATAATATAAAAGTTGATTACTATGGAACAATGACTGATTTAAGTCAAGTTGGCTCTGTATTAGCAACAGATGCTACAACTATTACAATAAATCCTTGGGAAAAAAATCTTTTAAGTATTATTGAAAAAGCTATTCAAACAGCAAATATTGGAGTAAATCCAAATAATAATGGAGAAGTAATCAAACTATTTTTTCCACCAATGACAGTTGATCAAAGACAAGAGACAGCAAAACAAGCTAAAATTATGACTGATAATGCAAAAGTTGCTATTAGAAATATTAGACAAAATTCAAATACAAAAATAAAAAATCTTCTAAAAGACAAGCTTATAACAGAAGATGATAGTAAAAAAGCTCAAGATGAAGTACAAAAAATAACTGATGGTTTTGTTGCAAAAGCTGATGAAACTCTAAAAACAAAAGAGAAAGAAATTTTAACGGTTTAA
- the secG gene encoding preprotein translocase subunit SecG — translation MTSTLLIVQFVLAVLIVIVVLLQKSSSIGLGAYSGSNESLFGAKGPANFLSKATMALGLVFVLNTLFLGYTYNQERNKSAVDSIKIESLIPSSPSTQNSTTPSAPEAPKAPASVPEK, via the coding sequence ATGACATCTACACTTTTAATAGTTCAATTTGTTTTAGCAGTGCTTATTGTAATTGTTGTATTACTTCAAAAAAGCTCTAGTATTGGGCTAGGAGCTTATAGCGGAAGTAATGAATCACTTTTTGGTGCAAAAGGACCTGCTAATTTTTTATCAAAAGCTACAATGGCTTTAGGACTTGTTTTCGTATTAAACACACTTTTTCTAGGATATACATATAACCAAGAAAGAAACAAAAGTGCAGTAGACTCTATTAAAATCGAGTCTTTAATACCGTCAAGTCCATCAACTCAAAACTCAACAACACCGTCTGCGCCAGAAGCTCCAAAAGCTCCAGCTTCAGTACCTGAGAAATAA
- a CDS encoding methyltransferase, translated as MKEKNQFSKYAKEYKSYNIIQQICAKSLIRELKSKPKNILELGCGSGQIFSNVNWEFDKYLAIDSSKQMCELHPKAKNLSVKCFNFDSNEFFDEINKQNFDMVISSSALQWSSDLKKIVKELSKITNEINVVLFTSNTFKTIQNITNQKSPILDENIIKEAFSTYFSCEFETIFYKLEFDNKKELFDYIKKSGVSGKSELNFEKAKKLYKEYNLNYLEFEVIFVKTISKL; from the coding sequence ATGAAAGAAAAAAATCAATTCTCAAAATATGCAAAAGAGTATAAATCATACAATATTATCCAGCAAATCTGTGCAAAATCTTTGATTCGGGAACTTAAATCTAAGCCAAAAAATATTTTAGAATTAGGCTGTGGAAGTGGACAAATTTTTTCAAATGTAAATTGGGAGTTTGATAAATATTTAGCAATTGATAGTTCAAAACAGATGTGCGAACTTCATCCAAAAGCAAAAAATTTAAGTGTAAAATGTTTTAATTTTGATAGTAATGAGTTTTTTGATGAGATAAATAAACAGAACTTTGATATGGTAATATCATCTTCCGCTCTTCAGTGGTCAAGTGATTTAAAAAAAATAGTAAAAGAGTTAAGTAAAATTACAAATGAGATAAATGTTGTTTTATTTACTTCAAATACTTTTAAAACTATTCAAAATATTACAAATCAAAAATCTCCAATTTTAGATGAAAACATTATAAAAGAGGCTTTTTCTACCTATTTTTCTTGTGAGTTTGAAACTATTTTTTATAAATTAGAGTTTGATAATAAAAAAGAGCTTTTTGATTATATTAAAAAATCAGGTGTTAGTGGAAAAAGTGAATTAAATTTTGAAAAGGCAAAGAAATTGTATAAAGAGTATAATTTAAATTATTTGGAATTTGAAGTTATTTTTGTTAAAACAATTTCTAAATTATAA
- a CDS encoding thiamine-phosphate pyrophosphorylase, translating to MNKNHLRLIDANLNRLREGIRVVEDIFRYIYNNKEISIKLKDLRHLARTKNYYELLETRDVKNDVLRESIKSEQNREDLNSILIANFKRAQESSRVLEELTKLSSIEDSENFKYIRYELYNLEIVLTKITSNSK from the coding sequence ATGAATAAAAATCACTTAAGACTAATTGACGCAAACCTAAATCGACTTAGAGAAGGAATTAGAGTTGTAGAAGATATTTTTAGATATATCTACAATAATAAAGAGATTTCTATAAAACTAAAAGATTTAAGACACCTTGCACGAACTAAAAACTATTATGAGCTTCTTGAAACTAGAGATGTAAAAAATGATGTTTTAAGAGAATCTATAAAAAGTGAGCAAAATAGAGAAGATTTAAACTCAATTTTAATAGCAAACTTTAAGAGAGCTCAAGAAAGCTCACGAGTTTTAGAGGAACTTACAAAATTATCATCAATAGAAGATAGTGAAAATTTTAAATATATAAGATACGAACTTTATAATTTAGAAATTGTTTTAACAAAAATAACTTCAAATTCCAAATAA
- a CDS encoding Bax inhibitor-1/YccA family protein → MYNRDYLTDKTNSYSNESSQQAYIMSFLKATYQLFAGSLLAATAGAYIGLGIVNYIAGPMMWVLFAIELGLIFFVIPRVKHTPGVNLAVLFAFTFITGLTIAPLLTSIFAMPGGASIVGQAFLMTSIAFGGISMFAMTTKKDFSFMGKFLFIALIIMIVAGISNIFIQSSMMQLVIASVGALLFSAFILYDTQNIIKGNYDSPVEAALSLYLDFFNLFISLLQILGIMKNNE, encoded by the coding sequence ATGTACAACAGAGATTATTTGACAGATAAGACAAATAGTTACTCAAATGAATCATCACAACAAGCATATATAATGAGCTTTTTAAAAGCTACTTATCAACTTTTTGCTGGTTCACTTCTAGCAGCAACTGCTGGAGCATATATTGGATTAGGAATTGTAAACTATATTGCAGGTCCTATGATGTGGGTTTTATTTGCAATTGAATTAGGACTTATCTTTTTTGTAATTCCTAGAGTTAAACATACTCCTGGTGTAAATTTAGCAGTACTTTTTGCATTTACATTTATAACAGGTCTTACTATTGCGCCGTTGCTAACTTCGATTTTTGCAATGCCTGGTGGTGCTAGTATCGTTGGTCAAGCATTTTTAATGACATCAATTGCATTTGGTGGGATTTCAATGTTTGCAATGACTACTAAAAAAGATTTCTCTTTTATGGGTAAATTCTTATTTATTGCACTTATAATAATGATTGTTGCTGGAATATCAAATATATTTATTCAATCATCAATGATGCAACTAGTAATTGCAAGTGTTGGGGCTTTACTTTTCTCTGCATTTATTTTGTACGATACACAAAATATCATCAAAGGGAATTATGATTCTCCAGTTGAAGCTGCGCTTTCACTATATTTAGATTTCTTTAATCTATTTATATCACTTCTTCAAATTCTTGGAATTATGAAAAACAACGAATAA
- the era gene encoding GTPase Era — MTKCGYVSVIGRPNAGKSSLLNWLVGEKIAMVSHKANATRRRSNIIVMHEDDQIVFVDTPGIHETEKLLNQFMLDEALKAMGDCDLILFLAPVTDSLKYYEDFLEKNKKNTKHILLLTKIDFVNNDELMIKLKEYEKYQEKYEAMIPISIKKATKKSDILDVVVKYLPEHPYLFDPEIMTTEHLRDLYKEFIRESIFENISDEIPYEADVMINKIEEKPNVDVIRATIIVQKDSQKGMIIGQKATAIKRIGKAARIKIEKLSGKKCFLELFVSVKKNWTKNKDALKSMGYDMDI; from the coding sequence ATGACAAAATGTGGTTATGTTTCAGTTATTGGTCGTCCAAATGCAGGTAAAAGTTCACTTTTAAACTGGCTTGTTGGTGAAAAGATTGCTATGGTTTCACACAAGGCTAATGCAACGAGAAGAAGATCAAATATCATTGTAATGCACGAAGATGACCAAATTGTATTTGTGGATACACCAGGAATTCATGAAACAGAAAAACTTCTTAATCAATTTATGCTAGATGAAGCTTTAAAAGCTATGGGAGATTGTGATTTAATACTTTTTTTAGCTCCTGTGACTGATAGTTTGAAATATTATGAAGATTTTTTAGAAAAAAATAAAAAGAATACAAAACATATTTTGCTTCTTACAAAAATAGATTTTGTGAACAATGACGAATTGATGATAAAATTAAAAGAATATGAAAAATATCAAGAAAAATATGAAGCAATGATACCAATATCTATAAAAAAAGCTACAAAAAAATCTGATATTTTAGATGTTGTAGTTAAGTATTTACCAGAGCATCCATATTTATTTGATCCTGAAATTATGACAACTGAGCATTTGAGAGATTTGTACAAAGAATTTATTAGAGAGTCTATTTTTGAAAATATTAGTGATGAGATACCTTATGAAGCTGATGTAATGATAAACAAGATAGAAGAGAAACCAAATGTTGATGTTATTAGAGCTACTATAATTGTTCAAAAAGATAGCCAAAAAGGTATGATTATTGGACAAAAAGCTACCGCTATTAAAAGAATAGGAAAAGCTGCAAGAATTAAGATAGAAAAACTTAGTGGTAAAAAATGTTTTCTTGAGCTATTTGTTAGTGTAAAGAAAAATTGGACTAAGAATAAAGATGCATTGAAATCTATGGGTTATGATATGGATATCTAG
- a CDS encoding ATPase, T2SS/T4P/T4SS family gives MSILKTKIDYTLFEKYDKEYFIKNKIVPIYEDSISLKIAICSSSTIDNIKDDFVKIINFVEEKESDILFILANIEKRVILHKSAQKSISSNDEEKFTSYFLDELILYSIEQRASDIHIEKYQDLCLFKFRVDGRLRIFFSFDSELFRVFSSFVKLISNLDMTQIRLALDGRFSRNINDKKYDFRLSTSN, from the coding sequence ATGAGTATTTTAAAAACGAAAATTGATTACACTTTATTTGAAAAATATGACAAAGAGTATTTTATAAAAAATAAAATTGTACCAATATATGAAGATAGTATTAGTTTAAAAATAGCTATTTGCTCGAGTTCAACAATAGATAATATAAAAGATGATTTTGTAAAAATTATAAATTTTGTAGAAGAAAAAGAGAGTGATATTCTTTTTATTTTGGCAAATATTGAAAAAAGAGTGATACTGCATAAATCCGCACAAAAATCTATATCTTCAAATGATGAGGAAAAATTTACATCATATTTTTTGGATGAGCTAATACTTTACTCAATTGAGCAAAGAGCAAGTGATATTCACATTGAAAAGTACCAAGATTTGTGTTTGTTTAAATTTAGAGTTGATGGAAGATTAAGAATTTTTTTTAGTTTTGATAGTGAGCTATTTAGAGTTTTTTCATCTTTTGTAAAACTAATTTCAAATCTTGATATGACACAAATTCGTTTGGCATTAGATGGAAGATTTTCAAGAAATATTAATGATAAAAAGTATGATTTTAGGCTTTCAACAAGTAACTAA
- a CDS encoding DUF1090 domain-containing protein, with product MLKKMLKVQVIGLLLIGANIQANSLVNCDELIGCEKKICKLEKELESAKKMNIISKVDGLETALDKVRKYCTNDKLIKDLKDKINDKKEDLAEHLEDYEKAVTDNKTDNKTDKIKKYESKMTEDKKEIKELQEELNTF from the coding sequence ATGTTAAAAAAAATGTTAAAAGTTCAAGTTATTGGATTGTTATTAATAGGTGCTAATATTCAAGCAAATTCTTTAGTGAATTGTGATGAGTTAATTGGCTGTGAAAAGAAAATTTGTAAACTTGAAAAAGAGTTAGAATCAGCAAAAAAAATGAATATTATTTCTAAAGTAGATGGTTTAGAAACTGCATTAGATAAAGTTCGCAAATACTGTACTAATGATAAATTAATCAAAGATTTAAAAGATAAAATTAATGATAAAAAAGAAGACCTAGCCGAACATTTAGAAGATTATGAAAAAGCAGTAACAGATAATAAAACAGATAATAAAACAGATAAGATAAAAAAATATGAATCTAAAATGACAGAAGATAAGAAAGAAATAAAAGAACTGCAAGAAGAATTAAATACTTTTTAA
- a CDS encoding helix-turn-helix domain-containing protein, producing the protein MIKNSELSKDDIQKIYKTIGKNVKRIREEKGISQLNLAMAIGHKSVGVISNCELCLQNKHFNIEQLVKIADVLDVNIKDFFENI; encoded by the coding sequence TTGATTAAAAACAGTGAATTGTCTAAAGATGATATTCAAAAAATTTATAAAACTATAGGCAAAAATGTAAAAAGAATTAGAGAAGAAAAGGGTATAAGCCAACTTAATCTTGCTATGGCGATAGGACATAAATCTGTTGGAGTAATTTCAAATTGTGAATTATGTCTTCAGAATAAGCATTTTAATATTGAACAATTAGTTAAAATTGCTGATGTTCTAGATGTAAATATTAAAGATTTTTTTGAAAATATTTGA
- a CDS encoding site-specific integrase → MIDDYIKDLRKCLTIEDVENVMNGRIYKHSNNSKFEDNYIELPNRTGTYTKKNLRFENKIYEILFKVFLFLKLDNLVGKVSLGTGMSHYSAMLKIILLDIEKEQPLISHFGDLRITTIDKIAINYLNNKNIKYTTNQEKTRKLIEWLVYVNNNVPYFLRINKDIIHNANHLHLLHKKSKEEKRKDDESPSKRLPYSLANLKKIVSFSIQYMENYSNDALLAGEMFIKSRLYSDTAKYNYLYNEIGNNIFDIKEPSLKGIQDEINSGENSYTINKSGIRVIRVKNISAKLLEINKKLEASCLVIILMTTGMRNSELVNLKRYPKIEDDEYYHIKRVITKTAKTDEGEEHSICIPLITKKAIEILSQIGEIKDGKKDGKIMSRSLQITSNNKKEADLSGAILNLIKYLCRFINIKKPPLVHQFRHAIAFLIARINQKDGYELARLLLGHKSIRMTLRYLGHYNIYIRNALSEFYQKESTFLLDEITTGLENDKKFYGEKIEFLTDNIVFKGSYSEKFTDLLNKNLLELINKGKIAIIQTPVSLCIHDLTKPEEMVCQRGFNLRNIVFNNPFPSLCEAERCKNAIFTESNIEHLIAQVKDIPADIKNRLEKNKFFVENGAFNEEPFSKIINQYKKDKNKKVVS, encoded by the coding sequence ATGATTGATGATTATATAAAAGATTTAAGAAAATGTTTAACAATTGAAGATGTTGAAAATGTTATGAATGGCAGAATATATAAACATAGTAATAATTCAAAATTTGAAGATAATTATATTGAATTACCCAATAGAACAGGAACATATACAAAAAAAAATTTACGTTTTGAAAATAAAATTTATGAAATCTTGTTTAAAGTTTTTTTGTTCTTAAAATTAGATAATTTAGTAGGAAAAGTTTCGTTAGGAACAGGTATGTCTCATTACTCTGCTATGTTAAAGATAATATTATTAGATATTGAAAAAGAACAACCATTAATTAGTCATTTTGGAGATTTAAGAATAACAACTATTGATAAAATTGCTATAAATTATTTAAATAATAAAAATATAAAATACACAACAAATCAAGAAAAAACTAGAAAACTTATTGAATGGTTAGTATATGTTAATAATAATGTTCCATATTTCTTAAGAATTAATAAAGATATAATTCATAATGCAAATCACCTTCATCTTCTTCATAAAAAAAGTAAAGAAGAAAAAAGAAAAGATGATGAATCACCTTCTAAAAGACTTCCTTATAGTCTTGCAAATTTAAAAAAAATAGTATCTTTTTCCATTCAATATATGGAAAATTATTCAAATGATGCTCTACTTGCAGGTGAAATGTTTATAAAATCCAGACTATATAGTGATACAGCTAAATATAATTATTTATATAATGAAATAGGGAATAATATTTTTGATATAAAAGAACCTAGTTTAAAAGGAATACAAGATGAAATAAATTCAGGTGAGAACTCTTATACTATTAATAAGAGTGGTATTAGAGTTATAAGAGTTAAAAATATTTCTGCAAAATTATTAGAAATAAATAAAAAACTTGAGGCTTCATGTTTGGTGATTATATTAATGACTACAGGTATGCGAAATTCAGAATTAGTAAATCTCAAAAGATATCCTAAAATTGAAGATGATGAATATTATCATATAAAAAGAGTTATTACAAAAACAGCAAAAACTGATGAAGGAGAAGAACATAGTATTTGTATTCCTTTAATCACAAAAAAAGCAATAGAAATACTTTCTCAAATAGGAGAAATTAAAGATGGTAAAAAAGATGGCAAAATAATGAGTCGTTCTTTACAAATTACTTCAAATAATAAAAAAGAAGCTGATTTAAGTGGTGCTATATTAAATTTAATTAAATATTTGTGTAGATTTATAAACATAAAAAAACCTCCTTTAGTACATCAATTTAGGCATGCTATTGCTTTTTTAATTGCTAGAATTAATCAAAAAGATGGATATGAACTTGCAAGACTTTTATTAGGTCACAAAAGTATTAGAATGACATTACGATATTTAGGGCATTATAATATATATATAAGAAATGCACTTAGTGAATTTTATCAAAAAGAATCTACATTTTTATTGGATGAAATTACTACAGGATTAGAAAACGATAAAAAATTTTATGGAGAAAAAATAGAATTTTTAACTGATAATATTGTTTTTAAAGGCAGTTATTCAGAAAAATTTACAGATTTACTTAATAAAAATCTTTTGGAATTAATAAATAAAGGAAAAATTGCAATAATTCAAACACCTGTTAGTTTATGTATTCATGATTTAACAAAGCCTGAAGAAATGGTTTGTCAAAGAGGATTTAATTTGAGAAATATTGTTTTTAATAATCCTTTTCCCTCATTATGTGAAGCTGAAAGATGCAAAAATGCTATTTTTACAGAGAGTAATATTGAACACCTTATTGCTCAAGTTAAAGATATACCAGCTGATATAAAAAATAGATTAGAAAAAAATAAATTTTTTGTAGAAAATGGAGCTTTTAATGAAGAGCCATTTTCAAAAATTATTAATCAATATAAAAAAGACAAAAATAAAAAGGTAGTTTCGTAA